A window of the Microvirga terrae genome harbors these coding sequences:
- a CDS encoding nitroreductase family protein has protein sequence MADPVLEPLNTYRSYPPEEMIARARAFYEDIRRRRTVRDFADKPVPREVIEYALLAAGTAPSGANLQPWHFAVIGSADTKRRIRDAAEAEERDFYSGRAPQEWLDALAPLGTDEHKAFLETAPVLIAIFGQRSGLRPDGGRIKNYYVPESVGIATGFLIAALHEAGLATLTHTPSPMGFLNGICNRPESEKPYILMVAGYPAEGCTVPVFGGIKKPLDEIASWL, from the coding sequence ATGGCAGATCCGGTCCTTGAGCCCCTGAACACATACCGTTCCTACCCACCCGAGGAGATGATCGCGCGGGCGCGGGCCTTCTACGAGGACATCCGGCGGCGGCGGACCGTGCGCGACTTCGCCGACAAGCCCGTGCCGCGCGAGGTCATCGAGTATGCCCTGCTTGCCGCCGGCACGGCGCCGTCGGGCGCCAATCTCCAGCCCTGGCACTTTGCTGTGATCGGCAGCGCCGATACCAAGCGACGCATCCGGGACGCGGCGGAAGCCGAGGAGCGCGACTTCTACAGCGGCCGCGCCCCGCAGGAATGGCTCGATGCGCTGGCGCCTCTCGGGACGGATGAGCACAAAGCCTTTCTGGAGACCGCGCCCGTCCTGATCGCCATTTTCGGACAGCGCTCGGGCCTGAGACCCGACGGAGGCAGGATCAAGAACTACTACGTGCCGGAATCGGTGGGGATCGCCACGGGCTTCCTGATCGCCGCCCTGCATGAAGCAGGCCTGGCGACCCTCACGCACACCCCCAGCCCAATGGGCTTTCTCAACGGGATCTGCAACCGTCCCGAATCCGAGAAGCCCTACATCCTTATGGTTGCCGGCTATCCTGCGGAAGGCTGCACGGTGCCAGTTTTCGGCGGGATCAAGAAACCTCTGGACGAGATCGCTTCCTGGCTTTGA
- a CDS encoding GNAT family N-acetyltransferase, producing the protein MTDISLIPPSLNWLRFYADALERGWSPNTDQDVSREQLLQLRRDPERFLHDLYNSPMVRLADGQEVPRLPSHDFWISDGTFCGRIGFRFQPGTEELPLAVYGHIGYTIVPWKQRRGYATQALRMILPICRLEGFSRVLITCDDDNDASRKVILANGGAPAGSLPHNRRPGHVKLAFWVPTA; encoded by the coding sequence ATGACTGACATCAGCCTCATCCCCCCGAGCCTGAACTGGCTCCGCTTCTATGCCGATGCCCTCGAGCGGGGCTGGTCGCCCAACACGGACCAGGATGTCAGCCGCGAGCAACTCCTGCAGCTCCGGCGCGACCCCGAGCGGTTCCTCCACGACCTCTACAACAGCCCGATGGTCCGGCTGGCGGACGGGCAGGAGGTGCCGCGCCTGCCGTCGCACGATTTCTGGATCAGCGATGGCACGTTCTGCGGCCGCATCGGCTTTCGCTTCCAGCCCGGGACGGAAGAGCTGCCGCTCGCCGTGTACGGCCATATCGGGTACACCATCGTGCCCTGGAAGCAGCGCCGCGGCTACGCCACGCAGGCCCTGCGCATGATCCTGCCGATCTGCCGCTTGGAGGGTTTCTCGCGGGTGCTGATCACCTGTGACGATGACAACGATGCTTCGCGAAAGGTCATTCTGGCCAACGGCGGCGCCCCTGCGGGTTCCCTGCCGCACAACCGCCGCCCCGGCCACGTCAAGCTGGCGTTCTGGGTTCCCACGGCTTGA
- a CDS encoding Fur family transcriptional regulator: MAHALSLHHRLSHADAPIGSERTARAIAQSEAVCRSKGARLTPIRRRVLEALHGVDGPLGAYDLVDLLGSQGRRMAPITIYRALDFLIEQDLVHRLASRNAYIASSGTVAGTRTTAFLICEGCGDVNEIASPDVAETVLKVLREQGYQPRTKVLEITGRCIRCQDVH, encoded by the coding sequence ATGGCCCATGCATTATCACTTCACCACAGACTTTCCCACGCGGATGCTCCGATCGGCTCGGAAAGAACGGCGCGCGCCATCGCCCAGTCGGAAGCGGTCTGCCGATCGAAGGGCGCGCGGCTCACTCCGATCCGCCGCCGGGTGCTCGAAGCTCTCCATGGGGTCGACGGGCCGCTCGGCGCCTACGATCTGGTGGACCTGCTCGGCTCCCAGGGTCGGCGCATGGCCCCCATCACCATCTATCGCGCGCTGGACTTCCTCATCGAGCAGGATCTGGTGCATCGGCTCGCAAGCCGCAACGCCTACATCGCCAGCTCGGGGACCGTCGCCGGCACACGCACGACGGCGTTTCTGATCTGCGAAGGATGCGGGGACGTGAACGAAATCGCGTCTCCGGACGTGGCCGAGACCGTGCTCAAGGTCCTGCGGGAACAGGGCTACCAGCCCCGCACGAAGGTTCTGGAGATCACCGGTCGCTGCATCAGATGTCAGGACGTCCACTGA
- a CDS encoding polyprenyl synthetase family protein: MTPSTSTFTTRLSDAARVVEASLEALLSDNAAPGELARPPRLMAAMRHAVLGGGKRLRPFLTVEAARLLGAEGKGPLRAGCAVELLHCYSLVHDDLPSMDDDDLRRGRPTVHKAYDEATAILVGDALQTLAFEVLADPATASDPAIRSDLVLGLARASGLGGMVGGQLLDLSAEGRYGPVTMGETDVRLLQMMKTGAILAFSVEAGAIMGQADPASRRKLVAYGHALGAAFQVADDILDREASAEALGKRTGKDQEKGKATLVDLLGMDGARRECRQLVEQADSALDGFGPQAQVLREAVRFVVERQV; encoded by the coding sequence ATGACGCCATCCACCAGCACTTTCACGACGCGGCTCTCCGATGCCGCAAGGGTTGTCGAAGCAAGTCTCGAAGCCTTGCTATCAGACAATGCCGCTCCCGGCGAGCTTGCCCGTCCGCCCCGCCTCATGGCCGCGATGCGTCATGCGGTCCTCGGCGGCGGCAAGCGCCTGAGGCCGTTCCTGACGGTCGAGGCGGCCCGCCTCCTGGGAGCGGAAGGGAAGGGGCCGCTGCGGGCAGGCTGCGCGGTCGAGCTTCTCCACTGCTACTCCCTGGTCCATGACGATCTGCCCTCCATGGACGACGACGACCTGCGCCGGGGGCGCCCCACCGTGCACAAGGCCTATGACGAGGCCACGGCCATTCTCGTGGGGGATGCCCTCCAGACCCTCGCGTTCGAGGTTCTGGCCGATCCGGCGACGGCATCGGATCCTGCCATCCGGAGCGATCTCGTGCTCGGCCTCGCCCGCGCCTCGGGTCTCGGCGGCATGGTGGGCGGCCAGCTGCTCGACCTGTCGGCGGAGGGGCGCTACGGGCCTGTCACCATGGGCGAGACCGATGTGCGCTTGCTCCAGATGATGAAGACGGGGGCGATCCTCGCCTTCTCGGTTGAGGCGGGAGCCATTATGGGGCAGGCCGATCCGGCTTCGCGCCGGAAGCTTGTCGCATACGGACACGCGCTCGGCGCGGCCTTCCAGGTCGCCGACGACATCCTCGACCGCGAGGCATCCGCCGAGGCGCTCGGCAAGCGCACGGGGAAGGACCAGGAGAAAGGCAAGGCGACCCTCGTCGACCTGCTCGGCATGGACGGCGCGCGCCGCGAATGCCGGCAGCTCGTCGAGCAGGCGGACAGCGCCCTCGACGGATTCGGGCCGCAGGCGCAGGTTCTGCGCGAAGCCGTGCGCTTCGTCGTCGAGCGGCAGGTCTAG
- the mtgA gene encoding monofunctional biosynthetic peptidoglycan transglycosylase — protein MTSLNPEGAAAPSEGNAGERVRPKWTLRSGRPREPMTVARFVRRLVRIGLGVILLWVGAVFWLGLLYWAVPPVSTLMLGRWLTLQPVERDFVGLDEIAPSLPLAVMTAEDSRFCEHGGVDWDALWDVVEAADEDGPSRGASTIPMQVAKNLFLWPSRSYVRKGLEIPVALYLDLIWSKRKMMEVYLNVAEWGDGVFGAEAAARRYFRKPARNLTRQEAALLARALPNPLVRNPARPRPGHRALAGQLQARMERAAPFSDCLKP, from the coding sequence ATGACAAGCCTGAATCCGGAGGGGGCTGCCGCTCCGTCCGAGGGAAATGCGGGTGAACGGGTGAGGCCGAAATGGACGCTGCGGTCGGGACGGCCGCGCGAGCCGATGACGGTCGCCCGCTTCGTCCGCCGCCTCGTCCGGATCGGCCTTGGTGTCATTCTCTTATGGGTCGGGGCGGTCTTTTGGCTAGGCCTTTTGTACTGGGCCGTGCCGCCGGTCTCGACCCTGATGCTCGGCCGCTGGCTGACCCTGCAGCCGGTCGAGCGGGACTTCGTCGGGCTCGACGAGATCGCGCCGTCCCTCCCCCTCGCGGTCATGACCGCCGAGGACAGCCGTTTCTGCGAGCACGGCGGCGTCGACTGGGATGCCCTCTGGGACGTGGTGGAGGCGGCCGACGAGGACGGTCCCTCCCGGGGCGCCTCGACCATCCCCATGCAGGTGGCCAAGAACCTCTTCCTGTGGCCGAGCCGCTCCTATGTCCGCAAGGGGCTGGAGATCCCGGTCGCGCTCTATCTCGACCTGATCTGGTCGAAGCGGAAGATGATGGAGGTCTATCTCAACGTGGCCGAATGGGGCGACGGCGTCTTCGGCGCCGAGGCGGCCGCCCGGAGGTATTTTCGCAAGCCGGCCAGGAACCTGACCCGCCAGGAAGCCGCCCTGCTGGCGCGAGCCCTGCCCAACCCCCTGGTCCGCAACCCGGCCCGCCCGCGGCCTGGCCATCGGGCCCTGGCGGGACAGCTGCAGGCCCGCATGGAAAGGGCCGCCCCTTTCAGCGACTGCCTCAAGCCGTAA
- a CDS encoding glycosyltransferase family 4 protein: MSSLSLPDVQGRKIVFVITEDWFFASHFLPMARAARELGLDVTVVTRVRSHREAIEAAGAKVIPLEAERRSLNPMAAGYAAGQLAAILKAEKADLVHCIALKGILVGGFAATLAGIGRRVYALTGSGFLGARTDRVARLSQRAVRLLVRGLETGRTRYVFENTDDPKLLGLDPTSERVTILGGAGIDPDQFRPTPLPAQPPLKVAVVARMLWSKGIDVAVEAVRQARAEGVAVELSLYGAPDPSNPKAIPEETLKAWSGEPGISWHGATRDVAAVWRAHHVACLPSRGGEGLPRTLLEAAACGRAIVTTDVPGCRTLVRDGVEGRIVPTDDAPGLAETLAALSRRPDLVARMGEAARARVLDGFTERDVIESVKRLYRSMLAS; encoded by the coding sequence TTGTCTTCCTTGTCCCTGCCTGACGTCCAAGGCCGCAAGATCGTCTTCGTGATCACCGAGGACTGGTTCTTCGCCTCCCATTTCCTGCCCATGGCCAGGGCGGCCCGCGAGCTCGGGCTCGACGTCACGGTCGTGACGCGCGTGCGCTCGCACCGGGAGGCGATCGAGGCCGCGGGGGCGAAAGTGATCCCGCTCGAGGCCGAGCGACGCAGCCTGAACCCGATGGCGGCCGGCTATGCGGCCGGACAGCTCGCCGCGATCCTCAAGGCCGAGAAGGCGGACCTCGTTCATTGCATCGCCCTCAAGGGAATCCTGGTCGGAGGCTTCGCGGCCACCCTGGCGGGCATTGGGCGCCGGGTCTATGCGCTGACCGGCTCGGGCTTCCTCGGTGCTCGGACGGACAGGGTCGCGCGCCTCTCGCAGCGCGCCGTGCGCCTGCTCGTGCGCGGGCTCGAGACCGGCCGGACCCGTTATGTCTTCGAGAATACGGACGATCCCAAGCTCCTCGGCCTCGATCCCACGAGCGAGCGCGTCACCATACTTGGCGGGGCTGGCATCGATCCTGACCAATTTCGTCCCACTCCCCTGCCCGCGCAGCCGCCGCTCAAGGTCGCCGTGGTGGCCCGCATGCTCTGGTCCAAGGGCATCGACGTGGCCGTGGAGGCGGTCCGCCAGGCACGGGCAGAGGGTGTGGCCGTCGAACTCTCCCTCTACGGCGCTCCGGATCCCTCGAACCCGAAGGCGATTCCGGAAGAGACCCTTAAGGCCTGGAGCGGCGAGCCCGGCATCTCATGGCACGGGGCCACCAGGGACGTGGCAGCCGTCTGGCGCGCGCATCACGTAGCGTGCCTGCCCTCGCGCGGCGGCGAGGGGCTGCCCCGGACGCTTCTGGAGGCGGCCGCCTGCGGCCGCGCCATCGTGACGACCGATGTTCCCGGCTGCCGGACCCTGGTGCGCGACGGGGTCGAGGGCCGCATCGTTCCCACCGACGACGCGCCCGGCCTGGCGGAGACGCTCGCCGCCTTGTCCCGCAGGCCCGACCTCGTCGCCCGCATGGGCGAGGCGGCGCGCGCCCGCGTCCTCGACGGCTTCACGGAACGGGATGTCATCGAGAGCGTCAAACGGCTCTACCGCTCGATGCTGGCCTCATGA
- the rpmF gene encoding 50S ribosomal protein L32: MAVPKRKTSPSRRGMRRSADALKAPTYIEDKDSGELRRPHHVDLKTGMYRGRQVLKVKTDA, translated from the coding sequence ATGGCCGTTCCAAAAAGAAAAACGTCGCCGTCGCGGCGCGGAATGCGTCGCTCCGCGGATGCCTTGAAGGCCCCGACCTACATCGAGGACAAGGATTCCGGCGAGCTGCGCCGTCCTCACCATGTTGACCTGAAGACCGGCATGTACCGTGGCCGTCAGGTCCTCAAGGTGAAGACCGACGCGTAA
- a CDS encoding DNA topoisomerase IB — translation MTEQNATAENVVDPRDAAEAAGLRYVSDEEPGIRRKKSGKGFAYTGPDGKTIGDKSILERIKSLAIPPAYTDVWICAKANGHIQATGRDAKGRKQYRYHPAFREVRESTKYEHMLEFARGLPAIRTTIDEHMSLRGLPREKVLATVVHLLENTLIRVGNSDYVKQNKSYGLTTLRDPHVKVDGGELRFQFKGKSGKTWRLQVKDRRIAKIVKACQDLPGQDLFQYLDENGEQQSVTSADVNAYLKEITGSEITAKDFRTWAGTVLAALALAEFEAFDSDAKAKKNIRAAIEKVSARLGNTPSICRKCYVHPEVFSSYLDGGLLLDIKEEIETELREDLASLKPEEAAVLALLEQRISREVEKQPERKPAKKRRSPSPRKSDKAQPEMRV, via the coding sequence ATGACGGAACAGAACGCCACCGCCGAAAACGTCGTCGACCCGCGTGACGCCGCCGAGGCCGCGGGGCTGCGATACGTGTCCGACGAGGAGCCCGGCATCCGGCGCAAGAAATCCGGCAAGGGCTTCGCCTATACCGGACCCGACGGCAAGACGATCGGCGACAAGTCGATCCTGGAGCGCATCAAGTCGCTGGCGATCCCGCCCGCCTACACGGACGTGTGGATCTGCGCGAAGGCGAACGGCCACATCCAGGCGACGGGCCGCGACGCCAAGGGCCGCAAGCAGTACCGCTACCATCCGGCCTTCCGGGAGGTCCGCGAGAGCACGAAATACGAGCACATGCTGGAGTTCGCCCGCGGGTTGCCGGCCATCCGAACGACCATCGACGAGCATATGAGCCTGCGCGGCCTGCCGCGCGAGAAGGTGCTGGCCACGGTGGTGCATCTGCTCGAGAACACGCTCATCCGCGTGGGCAATTCCGATTACGTCAAGCAGAACAAGAGCTATGGCCTCACCACCCTGCGCGACCCGCATGTGAAGGTGGACGGCGGCGAATTGCGCTTTCAGTTCAAGGGCAAGAGCGGCAAGACGTGGCGCCTGCAGGTCAAGGACCGGCGCATCGCCAAGATCGTCAAGGCCTGCCAGGATCTGCCTGGGCAGGATCTGTTTCAGTACCTCGACGAGAACGGCGAGCAGCAATCGGTCACCTCGGCCGACGTGAACGCCTATCTGAAGGAGATCACGGGAAGCGAGATCACGGCCAAGGATTTTCGGACTTGGGCCGGTACTGTTCTGGCGGCCCTCGCTCTGGCCGAATTCGAGGCGTTCGACAGCGACGCGAAGGCCAAGAAGAACATCCGGGCGGCCATCGAGAAGGTCTCCGCCCGCCTCGGCAACACGCCAAGCATCTGCCGCAAATGCTACGTGCATCCGGAAGTCTTCTCCTCCTATCTCGACGGAGGCCTCCTTCTGGATATCAAGGAAGAAATCGAAACCGAGCTGCGCGAGGATCTCGCCAGCCTCAAGCCCGAGGAGGCGGCCGTCCTGGCGCTGCTGGAGCAGCGCATCTCCCGGGAGGTCGAGAAGCAGCCGGAGAGGAAGCCCGCCAAGAAGCGCCGCAGCCCGTCGCCCAGGAAATCGGACAAGGCTCAGCCCGAGATGCGGGTTTGA
- the ispG gene encoding flavodoxin-dependent (E)-4-hydroxy-3-methylbut-2-enyl-diphosphate synthase: MSLISPSQPAFESLAGPALRHRTVGVRVGSVMVGGGAPVVVQSMTNTDTADVDATVAQVAALARAGSEIVRITVDRDEAAAAVPKIRERLDRLGVNVPLVGDFHYIGHQLLADHPACAEALAKYRINPGNVGFREKKDRQFGAIVEQAIRHGKAVRIGANWGSLDQELLTHLMNENAASAHPRDMRWVTREAMIQSALLSAARAEEIGLGRDRIILSAKVSAVQDLIAVYQDLARRSDYAIHLGLTEAGMGTKGIVASSAAMGILLQQGIGDTIRYSLTPEPGGDRTVEVKTAQELLQTMGFRTFVPLVAACPGCGRTTSSVFQELARDIQTWISTSMPEWRRTYPGVENLNVAVMGCIVNGPGESKHANIGISLPGTGEQPAAPVFIDGKKAMTLRGPTLAQDFQKIVLDYIEKSYGQPGRDAAE; the protein is encoded by the coding sequence ATGTCCCTCATCTCGCCCTCTCAGCCCGCCTTCGAAAGCCTTGCCGGCCCCGCCCTGCGCCACCGCACGGTGGGCGTGCGCGTCGGATCCGTCATGGTCGGCGGCGGCGCGCCGGTCGTGGTCCAGTCGATGACCAACACGGATACGGCGGACGTGGACGCGACCGTCGCCCAGGTGGCGGCGCTGGCCCGCGCGGGCTCGGAGATCGTGCGCATCACCGTCGATCGGGACGAGGCGGCCGCGGCCGTGCCGAAGATCCGCGAGCGGCTCGACCGGCTCGGCGTCAACGTGCCGCTCGTGGGCGACTTCCACTATATCGGCCACCAGCTCCTCGCGGATCATCCGGCCTGTGCCGAGGCGCTGGCCAAGTACCGCATCAATCCGGGCAATGTTGGCTTCCGGGAAAAGAAGGACCGGCAATTCGGCGCCATCGTCGAGCAGGCGATTCGGCACGGCAAGGCGGTGCGGATCGGGGCCAACTGGGGGTCCCTCGACCAGGAGCTGCTGACGCACCTGATGAACGAGAACGCGGCCTCGGCGCACCCGCGCGACATGCGCTGGGTTACCCGCGAGGCCATGATCCAGTCGGCCCTGCTCTCCGCCGCCCGTGCGGAGGAAATCGGCCTCGGGCGCGACCGGATCATCCTGTCGGCCAAGGTCTCGGCCGTGCAGGACCTGATCGCCGTGTATCAGGATCTCGCCCGCCGGTCCGACTACGCGATCCATCTCGGGCTCACCGAGGCCGGCATGGGCACGAAGGGAATCGTGGCGTCCTCGGCCGCCATGGGGATCCTGCTCCAGCAGGGGATCGGCGACACGATCCGCTACTCCCTGACCCCGGAGCCCGGCGGTGACAGGACCGTGGAGGTGAAGACCGCCCAGGAACTGCTCCAGACCATGGGGTTTCGCACCTTCGTGCCGCTGGTCGCCGCCTGCCCGGGCTGCGGACGGACCACCTCCTCGGTGTTCCAGGAGCTGGCGCGGGACATCCAGACCTGGATCTCCACCTCCATGCCCGAGTGGCGCCGGACCTATCCGGGCGTCGAGAACCTCAACGTGGCCGTGATGGGCTGCATCGTGAACGGGCCCGGCGAATCGAAGCATGCGAATATCGGCATCTCCCTGCCCGGCACCGGCGAGCAGCCGGCGGCGCCTGTCTTCATCGACGGGAAGAAGGCCATGACCCTGCGCGGCCCGACGCTCGCCCAGGACTTCCAGAAGATCGTGCTCGACTACATCGAGAAGAGCTATGGCCAGCCGGGACGCGATGCCGCCGAATGA
- a CDS encoding class I SAM-dependent methyltransferase yields MISDPAAFIRSETRLRPVPHAHEIVLHVADEATDLWQKTEEELGEIGLPPPFWAFAWAGGQALARYILDHPQTVRGRRILDFASGSGLVAIAAMKAGAAEVTACDIDAFAVAAIGINAAANGVPSIMPLQEDVVGQDRGWDTVLAGDICYERDLAERVTDWLFSLTRRGAAVLIGDPGRSYLPKDRLENLAVYQVPVTRTLEDADVKRSSVWRFRQP; encoded by the coding sequence ATGATCTCCGACCCCGCCGCCTTCATCCGGTCCGAGACCCGGCTCCGCCCCGTGCCGCACGCGCACGAGATCGTCCTGCACGTGGCCGACGAAGCGACGGACCTCTGGCAGAAGACCGAGGAGGAACTGGGCGAGATCGGCCTGCCGCCGCCCTTCTGGGCCTTCGCCTGGGCGGGCGGACAGGCCCTTGCCCGCTACATCCTCGATCATCCGCAAACCGTCCGCGGTCGGCGCATCCTGGATTTCGCCTCAGGCTCGGGCCTCGTCGCCATCGCGGCCATGAAGGCCGGCGCCGCCGAGGTGACGGCCTGCGACATCGATGCCTTCGCGGTGGCGGCCATCGGCATCAACGCTGCGGCCAACGGCGTTCCGTCGATCATGCCGCTCCAGGAGGACGTCGTCGGCCAGGATCGGGGCTGGGACACGGTGCTCGCCGGGGACATCTGCTACGAGCGCGACCTCGCCGAGCGGGTGACCGACTGGCTGTTCTCTCTGACCCGGAGAGGCGCCGCGGTCCTGATCGGCGACCCGGGACGCAGCTATCTTCCCAAGGATCGCCTGGAGAACCTGGCGGTCTACCAAGTGCCGGTCACCCGAACCCTCGAGGATGCCGACGTCAAGCGGTCCAGCGTCTGGCGCTTCCGGCAGCCCTAG
- a CDS encoding potassium transporter Kup encodes MAEQHAVAPGHADSAAPEATLPDSHFKASFWTLTLGAIGVVYGDIGTSPLYAMRETVMAATGGHHGTPVPLTRELVISILSLLLWALILTVSVKYVVLLLRADNKGEGGSLTLVALAQRALGRRSLPILMMGMAGAALFYGDAAITPAMSVLSALEGLKLVGPSFEAYILPGAVAILVALFAVQSRGTGKVAAFFGPLTLLWFISMAGLGLLHIADDWEVLLAFNPYHGVSFLVTHPGTAFAILGSVCLAVTGAEALYADLGHFGRKPIRMAWSTVVFPALALNYLGQGALVLSNPDAIANPFFLLAPPWLLLPLVILATLATIVASQAVITGAYSLTRQAVQLGILPRLEVRFTSETHQGQIYLPRVNWLLLAAVVSLVLLFGSSSNLASAYGIAVFGTMVVTTLLACVVMSRSWGWGPVKTGLIMIPLLLIDLTFLSSNLVKLLDGGYVPLVIAGVFFVLMWTWVKGTRILFEKTRKIDVPFLELVQMLEKSPPHRVKGTAVFLTSDPDTAPAALLHNLKHNKVLHEKNVILTVNSADVPRVEDEDRVAIEHVGDSFWRIRLSYGYMETPNIPRGLAILRKQGFKFDIMATSFFLSRRSIRPASQSGMPLWQDKLFIGLAKSASDATDFFQIPTGRVVEVGTQVTV; translated from the coding sequence ATGGCAGAACAGCACGCCGTTGCCCCGGGACATGCAGATTCCGCAGCCCCTGAGGCCACCTTACCGGACAGCCATTTCAAGGCGAGCTTCTGGACCCTGACCCTCGGCGCCATCGGGGTCGTCTATGGGGATATCGGCACCAGCCCGCTCTACGCCATGCGGGAGACGGTAATGGCCGCCACCGGCGGTCACCACGGAACGCCCGTTCCCCTGACCCGCGAACTCGTGATCAGCATCCTGTCGCTCCTGCTCTGGGCGCTGATCCTCACGGTGTCGGTCAAGTACGTGGTCCTGCTGCTGCGGGCCGACAACAAGGGCGAGGGCGGCTCGCTCACCCTGGTCGCCCTGGCGCAACGCGCGCTCGGACGACGGAGCCTGCCGATCCTCATGATGGGTATGGCGGGCGCAGCCCTCTTCTACGGGGACGCGGCGATCACGCCGGCCATGTCCGTGCTGTCGGCCCTGGAAGGGCTGAAGCTCGTGGGTCCGTCGTTCGAGGCCTACATCCTGCCGGGTGCAGTGGCGATCCTTGTCGCCCTCTTCGCCGTGCAGAGCCGCGGCACCGGCAAGGTGGCGGCTTTCTTCGGCCCGCTCACGCTCCTGTGGTTCATCAGCATGGCCGGCCTCGGCCTCCTCCACATCGCCGACGACTGGGAGGTCCTGCTCGCGTTCAACCCCTATCACGGCGTCTCCTTCCTGGTCACGCATCCGGGCACCGCCTTCGCCATCCTCGGCAGCGTCTGCCTTGCCGTGACCGGCGCCGAGGCGCTCTACGCGGATCTCGGGCATTTCGGCCGCAAGCCGATCCGCATGGCCTGGAGCACGGTGGTCTTTCCGGCGCTCGCCCTGAACTATCTCGGGCAGGGCGCGCTCGTGCTGTCGAACCCCGACGCCATCGCCAATCCCTTCTTCCTGCTGGCCCCACCCTGGCTGCTTCTGCCCCTCGTGATCCTTGCCACCCTGGCAACCATCGTGGCGAGCCAGGCCGTGATCACGGGCGCCTATTCCCTGACCCGGCAGGCCGTCCAGCTCGGCATCCTGCCGCGCCTGGAGGTCCGCTTCACCTCGGAGACCCATCAGGGCCAGATCTATCTGCCGCGGGTGAACTGGCTCCTGCTCGCGGCCGTGGTCAGCCTGGTGCTGCTCTTCGGCTCTTCCAGCAATCTCGCCAGCGCCTACGGCATCGCGGTCTTCGGCACCATGGTGGTCACCACCCTGCTCGCCTGCGTGGTCATGAGCCGGAGCTGGGGCTGGGGTCCGGTGAAGACCGGGCTCATCATGATCCCGCTTCTCCTGATCGACCTCACCTTCCTGTCCTCGAACCTGGTGAAGCTCCTCGACGGCGGCTATGTCCCGCTCGTCATCGCGGGCGTGTTCTTCGTGCTCATGTGGACCTGGGTGAAGGGAACCCGGATCCTGTTCGAGAAGACCCGCAAGATCGACGTGCCCTTCCTCGAACTCGTGCAGATGCTGGAGAAGAGCCCGCCGCACCGGGTGAAGGGCACCGCCGTCTTCCTGACCAGCGATCCGGATACCGCCCCGGCGGCCCTGCTGCACAACCTCAAGCACAACAAAGTGCTGCATGAGAAGAACGTGATCCTGACCGTCAACAGCGCGGACGTTCCGCGCGTGGAGGACGAGGACCGCGTGGCCATCGAGCACGTGGGCGATTCGTTCTGGCGCATCCGCCTGAGCTACGGCTACATGGAAACCCCCAACATTCCCCGCGGCCTCGCGATCCTGCGCAAGCAGGGGTTCAAGTTCGACATCATGGCGACCTCGTTCTTCCTGTCCCGCCGCTCGATCCGCCCCGCGAGCCAGTCCGGCATGCCGCTCTGGCAGGACAAGCTGTTCATCGGCTTGGCGAAATCGGCAAGCGACGCCACGGACTTCTTCCAGATCCCCACGGGACGCGTCGTCGAGGTCGGCACCCAGGTCACGGTGTAA
- a CDS encoding SemiSWEET family sugar transporter, producing the protein MPEWLPTVLATIAGILSTSSFVPQVVKAWRERDTRAISKHMYMVTVTAFVLWSAYGFMIGSWPMMVFNLLSLILSAIILAFKIRNDRGKSPGARSPREPGMARTG; encoded by the coding sequence ATGCCGGAATGGCTGCCGACCGTCCTGGCCACGATCGCGGGCATCCTCTCGACCTCGAGCTTCGTTCCCCAGGTGGTGAAGGCGTGGCGGGAGCGGGACACACGGGCCATCTCGAAGCACATGTACATGGTCACGGTGACGGCCTTCGTCCTGTGGTCGGCCTACGGGTTCATGATCGGCAGTTGGCCCATGATGGTCTTCAACCTGCTGAGCCTGATCCTCAGCGCCATCATTCTGGCCTTCAAGATCCGGAACGACCGGGGCAAATCGCCCGGGGCGAGGTCGCCCAGGGAACCCGGGATGGCGCGGACCGGTTGA